In the Mytilus trossulus isolate FHL-02 chromosome 1, PNRI_Mtr1.1.1.hap1, whole genome shotgun sequence genome, one interval contains:
- the LOC134689775 gene encoding acylamino-acid-releasing enzyme-like — translation MRKIEEVISLYRKYGCLAEPLKGYISNQSKGDNITLKTQWKQIDLERIENIKFSKNYIVRNGQQNQFDVQSTNIVTENNELWNKESPSGRLNVIIRNITTKKEEEKQYIEIWDDRQKIKNYNITSLEKHGKICDPDGQFGSVCWSASEKNLLYIAEKKKLKTVSYFDSKLDKDDKNEEEKHVKGEEHDYLDDWGEQLVGKTSPVICILDIDNGDVKVLDNILDNHSLGQAVWAPSDSGVVFTGYKNGPYRLGLIYCPIRESAIYYWDTVSNKCEKLSDETRSSALPRFSPDGTKLIYFDNDIGGPHYQCSRLLMCDWQSRKTSVIVDIVKEPEVESFPGLFVASLPTKCWSDDNRRIILSSFWRSSVALVFVDVKDKTVTRLKTNVKGDAVLMDVLNDKLLLKCSALNQPPYLAISSLPAAGQEGEITVNPLDEPIPIPGISWEVKTFFPTDRPHAKLGALNYETILVMPEVSDVKPPLIVFPHGGPHSVFTEGYMLYTSCLISCGFAVLYINYRGSIGFGDNSLRSLPGNIGDQDVKDCQAAAEDVVKSGKVNGDKVVVFGGSHGGFLTAHLIGQYPKFYKAACCRNPVINLSTMVGSTDIPDWSFFESGHPFDHKAALNETILTDMWRKSPIRYIDQVEAPCLVMLGADDLRVPVKQGREYYRGLKARNKVTRSISYEGNSHPIIKTDSQADAFVNMVEWFKKYLQ, via the exons ATGAGGAAGATT GAAGAAGTTATTAGTTTATACAGAAAATATGGCTGTTTAGCTGAACCATTAAAGGGATATATCTCAAATCAATCTAAGGGAGATAATATCACTTTGAAAACTCAATGGAAACAGATTGATTTAGAAAggatagaaaatataaaatttagcaAAAATTATATAGTTAGGAATGGTCAGCAAAATCAGTTTGATGTTCAGTCTACAAATATTGTCACAGAAAACAATGA ACTTTGGAATAAGGAATCCCCGTCAGGAAGGTTGAATGTCATTATCAGAAATATCACAACAaagaaagaagaagaaaaacaatatattgag ATTTGGGATGACAGacagaaaataaagaattacaACATCACAAGTCTAGAAAAACATGGAAAAATATGTGATCCAGATG GGCAGTTTGGATCTGTATGTTGGTCAGCAAGTGAGAAAAATTTACTGTACATTGCtgagaaaaagaaattgaaaactgtttcctattttgattcaaaattagaCAAGGATGATAagaatgaagaagaaaaacatgTCAAA GGAGAAGAACATGATTACCTAGATGACTGGGGTGAACAATTGGTTGGTAAAACAAGTCCTGTTATATGTATCTTAGATATAGATAATGGTGATGTCAAAGTTCTGGATAACATACTGGACAATCATTCTCTGGGACAG GCAGTATGGGCACCATCAGACTCTGGAGTTGTTTTCACTGGATATAAGAATGGTCCATATAGATTAGGTCTAATATATTGTCCAATCAGAGA GAGTGCAATCTATTATTGGGATACTGTATCCAACAAATGTG AAAAATTAAGTGATGAGACCAGATCCAGTGCACTGCCTAGATTTAGTCCAGATGGAACAAagttaatatattttgataatgataTAGGAGGTCCACATTACCAGTGTTCTAGACTTCTCATG TGTGATTGGCAATCCAGAAAGACATCAGTGATAGTAGATATAGTCAAAGAACCTGAAG TTGAAAGCTTTCCGGGTCTATTCGTAGCATCACTACCTACCAAGTGTTGGTCAGATGACAATAGGAGGATAATTTTATCCAGTTTCTGGAGAAGTTCTGTG GCTTTAGTATTTGTTGATGTAAAAGACAAAACTGTCACAAGGTTAAAAACAA ATGTAAAAGGTGATGCAGTATTGATGGATGTTTTAAATGACAAACTTCTCCTGAAATGTAGTGCATTAAATCAACCACCTTATTTG GCTATAAGTTCCTTGCCAGCTGCTGGACAGGAAGGGGAGATTACTGTAAATCCACTAGATGAACCTATACCCATCCCTGGAATATCATGGGAAGTTAAAACATTCTTTCCAACAGACAGACCACATGCTAAACTTg GAGCATTAAACTATGAAACAATTCTAGTGATGCCAGAAGTGTCTGATGTTAAACCACCTCTTATTGTGTTCCCACATG GAGGACCTCATTCTGTTTTTACAGAGGGATATATGTTATACACATCTTGTCTAATTTCCTGTGGATTTGCAGTATTGTACA taaATTACAGAGGTTCCATAGGATTTGGTGACAATAGTTTAAGATCATTGCCAGGGAATATTGGTGACCAGGATGTTAAAGATTGTCAG gcAGCAGCAGAAGATGTTGTAAAATCTGGTAAAGTAAATGGCGACAAGGTTGTAGTGTTTGGTGGCTCTCATGGAGGATTTCTTACAGCACATTTGATTGGTCAATATCCA AAATTTTACAAAGCAGCCTGCTGTCGTAATCCAGTGATTAACTTGTCAA CTATGGTAGGATCGACAGATATCCCAGATTG GTCATTCTTTGAAAGTGGACATCCATTTGACCACAAGGCAGCATTGAATGAGACTATATTAACAGATATGTGGAGGAAGTCCCCTATTAGATATATTGATCAG GTAGAAGCTCCTTGTCTAGTTATGTTAGGTGCTGATGATTTAAGGGTACCAGTCAAACAGGGAAGAGAATACTATAGAGGATTGAAAGCAAGAAATAAAGTAACAAG ATCGATATCTTATGAAGGAAACAGTCATCCCATTATAAAGACAGATAGTCAGGCTGATGCCTTCGTCAACATGGTAGAATGGttcaagaaatatctgcaataa